Below is a genomic region from Tumebacillus amylolyticus.
TCGCAGCGGCGAACTGGATCTGGCGTTCTTGCTGGACGAGGAGAAATCGGAAGGCAACGACCTGCACGCCGAAGTGCTGGTGCCGGAGCCGATCAAACTGATCGCCCCGCCACAGCACCCGCTGACCGCTCGCAAAGCGGTGTACCCGACCGATCTCAAGGAAGAAACTCTCTTCCTCACCGAAGTCGGCTGCACGTACCGCACGATGTTTGAAACCCAGTTGAACGCGCACGGCATCTACCTCGACCAACAGTTGGAGTTCGGGTCGCTCGAAGCGATCAAGCAGTGCGTCATCACCGGCATCGGGCTTGCCCAACTGCCGGAAGTCGTCGTCCGCCAAGAGCTCGCCGACAACCGCCTCGTCGCTTTGCCGTGGGCGGGAACTCCCGTCCACGTCCACACGATCTTGCTCTACCACAAAAGCAAGTGGGTCTCCCCCGCCATGCGGGCGTTCCTCGAGATCACCCGAGACCATTTTGTCCCCACGACGAAAAAAACCGCCCGGTAAGCACCGTGGCGGTTTTCTTTTTGCCTCAAAACGTTGTAACGCCTTCGAAGTTGTTTGTCGCAAAGAGCAAGAGCAGGATGAAGAACACCACAACAACCAAGAAAATCAACACAAACGAGATCGCATACGGGATAAACGGACCCCAGAACGCTTTGGCTCCCGAGACGCCGTAAATTTTGCGGATGGCGAACACGCGCTGGACGATGCTGTACGCGATCGCCCCGAGCGACAGGATCGACGTAACGGAAGAGCCGAGCATCTGGACGATGACTTGTGTCGGGTCCACGCCTTCCGTGAACGGTTGCTTCTCCGGCAAGACCAGCAGGGACAACAGAGTTCCGAGGAAGCCCACAAGCAAACAGATCGAGTACGTATACGGCTGGATCAGTTGCACGAGGCGAGATTTCTCGCTTTTTTCCGAAGGGGTAAGCGTTGCATACGTCTCGCCTCCGACCATGCGCAGACCCATGCGTACATACCACGCAAACCAGAAGCGGGACAACACCGAGTCGATCAAGAGCCAGACGACCGTCAGGAACCAGACCACCAAGGAAATCGCAAGCGTTATACTTTTCGTTGAGTCGAACAACCCGAGCTGTTCGTTCATGAATTCATAGGGAGCAAACGCCTTGCTTCCACCCAGCAAGAACAACAGCAAGTAGAACACCGCTGAGACGCCCACGATCAACCATGTTGCCTGCCATGACTTCCTCATGCTGCGTTCCGTGAGCAACTTATCAAGCGTGGCGTTCGGTTTGAAGATTATTTTGAAAAAATCAGCCATATGCGAGATGAAACCTCCTGTCTACAAACCAAGATGAGAGCTAAAATCGGGTGTCGGGTCGGGAGCGTACGGCGCGACCCCGCCCAAGAGATTGTTGAGCAGAACGAGGAACACACAGATCGCCACCCCGGCCAAAAGGAGCAACCCATACAGGAGCAACGGCCCCCAAAACGCCTGACCTGCGCCAATCCCGTAAATTTTCTGAATCGCGATCGTGCGCGCGATGATCATATACACCCACATCCCCACTTGCAGGAAGATGAAGACGCACCACAAGCCGAGCGTCACCCAATACGTCGCGACCATCGCCGACGGTGCGAGGTGAATCGGTGCTTCGGGATCGAGCATCATCGCATATCCCGGCAGCAGCAACAACAGCGGAGCCAGCAAGATCGACAGCAACTTCGGCCAGAAGTTGATCCAAGTCGTATAGGGATGGATCAAGCGCAGCAGTCGGCCGTTTTCCTTGCGATGTTCAGGATCGGTCGGGTAGTGGTCGTGCGCGGAGATGCGCAACCCGATCCGCACGATCCACGAAAAAAACACCCGTCCAAGACCCAGCGTCACCAACGCATAGGTCAGACTGCCGATGAGGAGCCCGCCAAAGACCACCCACATCGCCAAATGAGCCAGCAGTTCTTCTTCAAAGTAAAACGCCGGTTCCCGGTTGCGATCGACAAATCGGAAGAAAAACACGGCGAACACGAACATCACCAGCACATTCAGCCCGATCAGCAACCACGTCGTGCCCCGAGAACGATCCAGCCTGCGCTCCGTCAACACACGCTCCAAAGTCTTCCTCGGACGGAACAGGATTGCAATCAAGTGCTTACCCAACGAGGACTCATCCTCCTCTTCCCATACCTGTCAAAAAGGGGTCATTCAGTTCTCGTCCAGTATACCACGAAATCTACGCCCAAACGCCCGAAAAAAGACCGCCAACCGTCGGGAATCGCTTCCACGACAGGGCGGTCTCCGCTCGCTTTTTTGAAATGAGTTTCGGCGCGGATTACATCCGTTGCGCCGCTTTTACGAACAGCGGTTCTCCGCCGTTCAGCCCGCAGAGTGCGCATTGGACGAGGCGATGCTCGCCGCGATAGGGCTGTGCCATCATGTCGCTTTCGTCGATATACCCCACCAGCTCGCCGGTTTGCGGATGAAGTTTGACAGAGACCGGCTGTTGGTCGAGGATGTGAAACCGCATTTTGTTGCGGCACGAGGGGCATGCGTAAGGTTCCATCGCTGTGACCTCCTAAGGAAGTATGGCGGAGGCCGCGAGACGGCCTCCTGACCTCGTGTTACGCGCGGACGAGAGGCACCACTTCTTGCAACGTGGCATCATCAAAGCGGGTAAGGATGCCGAGAGTCAGCTTCCTCGCCTGTTCGTCTGCGAGTTTGGCGTACATCGTCTTGGCGAGACCCATCTGGGCGAGCAGCGCGTTGAGCTTCATCCGAGGCATGTCGGACAGCGAGCCCCAGAGGTTGTCGAGAACTTGTTGTCTGTTTTCCATGACGACACCCCTTTCACACAAGGTACCTCCTTAGGATACCCGTGGAACTAAATCCAATTCCCGGTAATCGGGTAGTGATAGCGTTCTTCGTTGAGTGCGGCCAAGATTCCGCGAATCGTCCCCCAGATGCCCATCAGCCCGAAGACCACCAGCATCGGGAACCCGATGAGAATCCAGCACAACCACCCGGAGATCGTCATGAGAATCAACCACACGAAGTGGAACAGGAGTGCTTGCGTCGCGTGATGACGGACAAATTTCGAATTCGCCCGCAGAATCAAGATCACAATCGGTGCAATGAACGGCAGCAACAATATCGACAAGTGTGCCGCCATCGCCCAATATCGGTCGTACCGGCTTGCCACATACATGTTTCATCTCTCCTTGAGATTCGGATGAATAGTACTACGAATCACGGGGTCAAAGGTTTCAAGGAGTGTGGTAGAATAGGTTCCGAGGTGAACCATATGGCAGACTATAAAGCTACGATTCATATACACCCGGCCGGTCAGCGGGCGGTGCAGGTGGCGACGGCGAGAGTGCATTTTTTGAACCAGATCTTGCAGATTCACGACCTGACCACCCAAGACGGCATGTGCTGGGAAGGTCCGCTCGATCCGGATGAGATCGGACGGATGTTGCAAAGTTCGTATTTGATTATCTTAGAAGGCGGGCGCACCTACCGCGTGTCTTCCGTGGAGGCGACAGACAGATGGTACGTGAATCGAATCTCGAACTGAACCGCGACACGCGCGACTCCGACATCAAGATCGTTTTCTTCGACGTCGACGGCACTCTCATGCATCAGAAAAAAATCCCCGACTCCGCCAAGCGGGCCGTGGATCTCTTGAAAGCCCAAGGCATCCTCCCCGTGCTCGCCACCGGACGCAGTGAATTTGAAATCGCCTCGGTGCGCGTGGAACTCGGCATCGACTGGGCGGTCACCTGCAACGGCGCACACGTCGGCTACCGAGGCGAGACGATCTACGGAACGCCGTTCCCCCGCGAGATCGTCGTGGAATGGATGGAGCGCGCAGCCGTTCGAGGCCACTCGTTCCTGCTCTACGGCGCTGAGAAAATGCTCATCTCAAGCTCCGCCGAATGCCCCTACTTCCAACAAGCGGACGCCGAGATCGGCTTTCTCCAACCGCTGACCTACTCGTCGCTTGCCGAAGTGCCGGACATCTACCAGTTCATCGGCTTCGTGGACGAAGAACAACAGAAGCTCTACACCGACGGCTACGAGGACGAAGTGTTCCTCCACCGTTGGCGCACCTGGGCGGTCGACTTGAACCCGCGCGGTGTGAACAAGTCGGTCGGCATCTCCACGCTGCTCGACCATTTCGGCTTCACTCCCGCCCAAGCCGCCGCATTCGGGGACGGCCTCAACGACCGCGAGATGTTGCAATTCGTCGGACGCGGCATCGCGATGGGCAACGGTCATCCCGATCTGCTCGCCATCGCCCCCTACCGCACCAAACACGCCGGTGAGGACGGAATTCTCTACGGTGTCGAGAACCTCGTGCTTGTCTAAAAGAAGACCCACACGTCGCGGGACGTGTGGGTCTTTTTTTCCAGCTTACAAGCCTATCTGCCGACGGGGATCAGGATCGTGAACGTTGTCCCTGCTCCTGCCGCCGAACGGACTTTGAGTTTGCCGCCGTGACCTTCGATGATGCGGTGTGAGATCGGCAAGCCAAGGCCGGTGCCGTGTTCCTTGGTGGTGAAAAACGGGTCGAAGATTCGCGAGAGGTCGTCCGCTTGAATCCCCGGCCCCTCGTCGATGACGTCGAAGCGAATGTGATTGTCGGTGATGAGCTGTTTCGCCGTCAAGCGCAAACTGCCGCCGGGCGGGGTCACGTCGAAGGCGTTTTTGCAGAGGTTGAGGAAGACTTGCTTCATCTGCTGGACGTCGAGGTTCAATTCCGGCAATTCGTCCGCCTCTTCGATCTCCAAAACGACGCCGCGCAGATGAGCCTCCGACTCCACCAACCGCACCACTTCTTCGAAGAACCTCGCCGTATCCACGACGGTCCGCTGCGGGGCGGTGGGTTTGGAGACCATGAGGAAATCGGAGAGGATCGTGTTCGCCCGATCCAACTCCGGGATCAACAGCGTGCGGGTGAGATTCGCGAAATTCTCGTGCTTGACGGAACCGGCAGCCAACAATTGCAAGAAGCCAAACACCGTCGTCAGCGGGTTGCGAATCTCATGGGCTATCCCGGCGGCAAACTGGCCGATCAGCGCGAACTTCTCGTTGCGCATCATCGCCTCGCGCATCGCAAGCAACTCTGTCATGTCCTCGAAGATCAAGATGTACCCCACGGCAACGCCGCCGGTGCCGAGAATCGGGTTGCCGTCCAGACGGAGGGTCAACGTGCGGTCGCGCATCTTGATCGTCCGCTGGATGTCCCGGATGGGCAGGCCGCGGTCGACGAGCGAGTTGAGAAACTCGACGACTTCGCGGTCCTGTTGATCTATGTAGGTGGCGTAGAGTTCGTTCAAGGATGTGCCGATGACTTCCTCCGCGGAGAGGCCGAAGATCTCTTGGGCTTTTTCATTGAACCCGGCCACTCGGCTTTCGGAGTTCAAGATGAGCAAGCCGCTGTTCATCGAGTTCAAGACGAAACTGAACTGCCGTTGCAGGTTGTAGAGGCGTTCCTTCTCAGAGACAGATGAATACGTGACGGCGATGACGCCGGAGACGTCGCCGTTGGGCTCGACGAGCGGCACGAAGTCTTTCTCATTGAGCGATTGTCCCTCGTCCCCAAACGATTCGAGTCGCATATGGACACGATTCCCTGCGAGTACACGCGCCCACGTGTTTTCAGGGTCAGGGGTCTCGTTGTATTGGTCGGCAAGATCATTGCGATTCTTGCCCACGAGCTCTTCCAACGATACACGGTTGTTCTGCAGACAGCGCTCATTGGCGAATACACAATAGCCTTCGCTGTCATAGATGACAACGGAAAGCGGCAGAGAGTTCAGCACTTGGTTGCGCTGTTGCTCCGATTGCCGTGTGAACAATTCCTTCTTGCGAGCTTCGTACCCGTAGAGAAATTGGTTCGTATAGAGCGAGAAAGCGGAGGAAGCTTGGAGCATTCGGGACAAGGCCATATCTTCCGGCCATTGCCGCATATGTCGGTACAAGTCCTTGAGCAACCGATTCCGTACCGATTGGCCGAGTTGCAACATCTCCTGCATTTCCATACCTTCACAGGCCAACGCATACCCTTTTTCATACGCATGCCGGCCATAAGGAGCGACCAGAGCCTCCATGTCCACGTGGGACGTTTCGTCGAGAGCTCCGATCAAATCCCCCATCAATTCTTCCAAAACGAGGCAGGCGTGATCATTTGTTTCCTCGGTCATGGACTTCAAGCGTTTCGCCTCCGCTCTTCGGGTTTATTCTAATTAAATTTTTGACAGCGGATGCTCTCATTCCTCCTCATTTCGTAAAAAAGTGAGAATTCGAAAAAAAGCCCCAGCTGCGCTGGGACTTTTGGCTTATACCGGTTGCTCCGTCGGAGAGGACGCAGGTCCGTTCGCCGGCTTTTTTCGACGTCGGCGGCGGGGGCGTTTCTTTTTCGGTTTGTCCTCGGCAGTCGCAACTGCCTCATCGGACGTTTGCGCGACGGGAGCGGTTGCAGAGGGAGCGTCCGTTTTTTCAACGGATGTTTCCGCCGTTGCCACTGCTTCTCCCGCGCCTTGGCTTTTCGGCTTGCGACGGCGTTTGCGTTTGCGCTTCGGCTTGGTCTCCGCCGTTGCTTCCTCCGCAATCGCGGGGGCCATTTGCGTCAGAGCGACTTCTTCGACCTCGTTGTCTTCGTCCCGGTCCTCGTGCTCCAAGTCGGCATGCTTCGCGTAAAACGCTTTGCTTCCGTCCTTCTCCCACCAGTTCGAGACGAGATAGTCTTCCCAGCGCAGATAGAAGCGCATGTCGCAACGGATGCGGGCGAGTTCCAAGTTGGTCAGAACGTGCTGACGATGGCTGAGAATCAACGATTCCGTTTTGTTGCGCGCTTTGTCATTGTCGAGGAAGTCCGTCAGTTTCGGATACGTCTCCAAGACGCGCAGCGCATTGGGACGACGCAGGCCGGAGATGCCCTTGATGTTGTCTGTGCGGTCTCCGAGCAGCGCTTTAATCTCCGGAAGTTTCTTGGGATCGACTTGCACGATGTCCTTGACGTTCTTGTGCGTGACCCAAGTGCCGGTGAAAACGCCCGAGTTGATCTGGTAGAGCTGAGTCTTGGTCGTCACCAACTGCGCGAGGTCCATGTCGCCCGAGCAGAGGATGATGCGACGGAACGTGCGCGCTTGCTCCGCACGTAGCGAGATCGTCCCCAGCAGGTCGTCCCCTTCGTAATCCTGTGCGTACAGATACGGAATTTCGTCCTCTTGAAACTTTTTGTAGATCGCTTGCTTCAACGGGTAGACTTCCTTGGGCCGTTCCTTGCGGTTCGCCTTGTAGATCGGCGAGAGGCGGTGGCGGAAGTTTTGCCCGTCATTGTCAAAAATCACGATCATATGCGTAGGTTTGAACCGCCGCGCCAACTTGCGCATCGTCGCCGTAAACTGCTGGCAGGCTTTTTCAACGATGCGTTCGGTCGCTTCCTCATAGTCGCCGCGCTTTTTCGCTTTGGCGATATGACGGAACAGAACCGAATACATGATATGGTTTCCGTCGATCAGCAGGAGTTGCAATGATGTGGCCTCCGCTTCATTCTCGTCGTAATCAAAGCTCGTCATCCAAGTCTTCGAGCATCATCAACAGATCGCGGCGCAGGAGATGTCCTGCTTCCTCGATCGACACCGTCTGAAGCGGATTGACTTCTCCGTTCAACACGGTAATAAACTGCGCCTCACTCCCGCGCATCACGACTTGAAACAGCGCGTCATGCTGGAGATGGCGGTACTCGACGATCAAATATTCGCCCTCGTCCACCTGCAAAGGTTCTTGCGGGGTACGGGTGCGTTCAAAATTGCCCATCCGCTCCGGCAGCGGAGAATGCTGCAAAGCGGCGAGAATCTGGTTGGTATCCAATATGTAGCTCTCCCTTCATCGGCACTCTTAGTGTACCACGTTCTGCCAGCAGATAGACGGAAAAGGTACCGGATGATTCGCGCATTCGCGCCTCCGCTACCCTCTCCGCTGTGGATTAATCCTTTTCTCGACTTGCATGTTCTTCGGCCAATCCGTGACCTTCTTCGTCCGTTGTGGACGGTTCCAACCTCATCCAGTTGTTCAGGTCGTTGATGACACTGGCGATGAAGAACACGTCTTCGTACAACTCCACGACACGATCCCAATCGTCCTCGACGGCAATTTTCAGTTGGCGGTCTTCGATGATCTCCTCCAACTCCTTGATGCGGTCCGGGATTCGAGAGCGAATGCTCTCCCAGCGATGGATCAGGTCTTCCTGTTCCGCGCGGGTGTACTCGTGCCATTCGTGGTGCTGGACGGGGATCTGGATGCCCAATCGCTCGTTGAAAACAAATTCAAATCTG
It encodes:
- a CDS encoding DUF4870 domain-containing protein encodes the protein MYVASRYDRYWAMAAHLSILLLPFIAPIVILILRANSKFVRHHATQALLFHFVWLILMTISGWLCWILIGFPMLVVFGLMGIWGTIRGILAALNEERYHYPITGNWI
- a CDS encoding ATP-binding protein, producing the protein MTEETNDHACLVLEELMGDLIGALDETSHVDMEALVAPYGRHAYEKGYALACEGMEMQEMLQLGQSVRNRLLKDLYRHMRQWPEDMALSRMLQASSAFSLYTNQFLYGYEARKKELFTRQSEQQRNQVLNSLPLSVVIYDSEGYCVFANERCLQNNRVSLEELVGKNRNDLADQYNETPDPENTWARVLAGNRVHMRLESFGDEGQSLNEKDFVPLVEPNGDVSGVIAVTYSSVSEKERLYNLQRQFSFVLNSMNSGLLILNSESRVAGFNEKAQEIFGLSAEEVIGTSLNELYATYIDQQDREVVEFLNSLVDRGLPIRDIQRTIKMRDRTLTLRLDGNPILGTGGVAVGYILIFEDMTELLAMREAMMRNEKFALIGQFAAGIAHEIRNPLTTVFGFLQLLAAGSVKHENFANLTRTLLIPELDRANTILSDFLMVSKPTAPQRTVVDTARFFEEVVRLVESEAHLRGVVLEIEEADELPELNLDVQQMKQVFLNLCKNAFDVTPPGGSLRLTAKQLITDNHIRFDVIDEGPGIQADDLSRIFDPFFTTKEHGTGLGLPISHRIIEGHGGKLKVRSAAGAGTTFTILIPVGR
- a CDS encoding 5'-3' exonuclease H3TH domain-containing protein, whose translation is MQLLLIDGNHIMYSVLFRHIAKAKKRGDYEEATERIVEKACQQFTATMRKLARRFKPTHMIVIFDNDGQNFRHRLSPIYKANRKERPKEVYPLKQAIYKKFQEDEIPYLYAQDYEGDDLLGTISLRAEQARTFRRIILCSGDMDLAQLVTTKTQLYQINSGVFTGTWVTHKNVKDIVQVDPKKLPEIKALLGDRTDNIKGISGLRRPNALRVLETYPKLTDFLDNDKARNKTESLILSHRQHVLTNLELARIRCDMRFYLRWEDYLVSNWWEKDGSKAFYAKHADLEHEDRDEDNEVEEVALTQMAPAIAEEATAETKPKRKRKRRRKPKSQGAGEAVATAETSVEKTDAPSATAPVAQTSDEAVATAEDKPKKKRPRRRRRKKPANGPASSPTEQPV
- a CDS encoding Cof-type HAD-IIB family hydrolase; translated protein: MVRESNLELNRDTRDSDIKIVFFDVDGTLMHQKKIPDSAKRAVDLLKAQGILPVLATGRSEFEIASVRVELGIDWAVTCNGAHVGYRGETIYGTPFPREIVVEWMERAAVRGHSFLLYGAEKMLISSSAECPYFQQADAEIGFLQPLTYSSLAEVPDIYQFIGFVDEEQQKLYTDGYEDEVFLHRWRTWAVDLNPRGVNKSVGISTLLDHFGFTPAQAAAFGDGLNDREMLQFVGRGIAMGNGHPDLLAIAPYRTKHAGEDGILYGVENLVLV
- a CDS encoding LysR family transcriptional regulator, translating into MELRHLNTFKVVAEVKGFTRAAELLGYAQSSVTAQIQALEEELGVQLFNRLGKRIVLTEAGTQLLPFVVEIQKLVETAKADLLQAQVPQGTLTIGAPESLCAFRLPPLLQEFRRQFPNVKIVLRPGLCWQLRQQIRSGELDLAFLLDEEKSEGNDLHAEVLVPEPIKLIAPPQHPLTARKAVYPTDLKEETLFLTEVGCTYRTMFETQLNAHGIYLDQQLEFGSLEAIKQCVITGIGLAQLPEVVVRQELADNRLVALPWAGTPVHVHTILLYHKSKWVSPAMRAFLEITRDHFVPTTKKTAR